The stretch of DNA CCACTGTTCCAATGCGTCGAAATCATTTGTTTGGTCGAAACTGAGACGAGTGCGCAACTGGCCTCCGCCTCGCTGATAGACACAGACGGAAAGGGCATGCGCACGGGATGGATCGGAGCCGTCACCCTTGGCCAATCTCTCCTCGTCATGAGCCCAACCCCGGATGTTGCCCAAGGGCTCGACCATGTGCGCCACGGCCACGCCCACTCGCAGATTGGGTTTCTCGTCTCCTGGCAGTGATGCCAACTGGGCTTGGAAGGCCTGATCCAGTTCACGGGCTGCATTCAACACCTGATGCACCGGCACCAGGGCCATGACGTCGTCACCACCGGCGTAGACCACCTGCCCGCCAAGCCGGGTCACCTTTCGTCGTGCCTCGTCCGCGAAGTTCACCATACCTTGCGACAACCTTCCATGAAGCTCCAAACCGGGAGGATCGTTGGATTTTGCCACTTGCTGGAGGTAGCGCCCCATGCGATTGCCGTCCGCCAGGAGGAGGGCCACATAGGACAGTGGCTGGCCAACCTGCTTCCATAGGTGGTTCAACACCTGTTGCAGCCGATCAAGGTGCAATGCTGCATCTGGGGACTCCCGACGCTCGGCCGCCAAGCGATTGGGATACAACAGGGAGGCGTCATAAGGGAAAGCGCTGAACTGGCTTGCCTTGGTCCTCCTAACCACTTCCAGATTGACCATCGGCTCATGGACATCGATCAAGGTTTTCAGGTGCGCTGGATCCAAGGTCTGCAACCATTCTTGGCTAGCCACCCGGGTGAGGGCGGCGAAGGACTCCTGCCGGCCCAGGTGTCGTTTCACAACACCCAGGGCATCCAATTGTTCTCCCTTGCTCAAGCGCAGCTTTTTGCTCAGGATGCTGGATGATTTATCCGGCAGGACTGTCTCCCGGAGACCGTCCAGACTGTTCTTCGGCGCTTTGGCCCCGTGCCGGTGGGGTTCGAAGTTTCGCGTGGCCTTGCGTGCTGCCATGGCCAGCCCCAGGCTCCGGAATGCGGGTCCGAAGCCTGCATCCATTGGTACCCAGGCAGAATAGGCTTCCAGTGCGTCGGTGAGCTGTGCCCGGTAGCGATCCTCCCGCAAGCCTGGCCAGTCGCTCAACACCTTCTCTCCCACTTCGACCAGTTTGGAGCGGGCTGCATCCTGGGCGGCACGACAAAGGGACCTGACCTCGTCTCCGCTTCCCTCCAGGATGGCCACTACCACGTTGGGCACGTCTCCGTCCGCCCGAATGCTGGAAGAAGGCGGATACACCAGTGTCGCACCTTGGTCTTCAAGACTCCGTGCCGCGGCGCGCGAGGCAGAACTGAGTAACTGCGAGCCTGCCCACAAGTCCGATGTGCGACGGGCGGCGGCTATGAAGTCCTGCACGGGACCGAAGGTGATTCCAAGCAAATGACGAGCGCTCATGTTTGCACCTCGATTCTGATGAGCGTCTTGTCGACGACGACTGCCGTTGCTGTTATTGGATTCCTTTTCAGCTTCTCCTGTAACCCGATCGGCAATTGAAGGATTAGCTGCTCCGCGTCATCTGCATGGGCGAATGCCGAGCTTCCCGACGGTCTCCCCTTTTTCATCTGCTTCGCGGTCAGGGAGCCGTTCTTCTTGTCTTGGTTGATCTGTGCTCCAGTCCAAATCTGCTCATTGGATTGGTGTGGTAAGACATCAGAGAGGTTTACAGATGATGTGCTGGTAGAGCCAAGTTCGGCGAAGTAAGCCAAGAAGACGGACAGCGGGTCAGAAACGCCATCATCAGCGTATGAACTCATCGGTTCAAATGAATCGCAGATGACCATTTGTTCTCTTGGATCAACAGGCCAGGTCTTGACCGCATGCTGTGCATCATCAACAGCAAGTATCAACTGGTCAGGTTCTTCGATAGGCATAAGTAGGGCGGCTGCCAACCAATCACTGCCGTTCCAATACGGCCGTATCACCAACGGACTCGCCATCCTGTCTGCCATAACTGGGTGCAGGGTAGAATTGTGAGGATCGCCTGCATCGGCATCCTTGAAATGGAAGATAATAGGCAGTCCAAAGGCTGCCCTAGGAAACCAATTGTCTGCCCTGTAAACCGGCTTGTGACCCGGCGAGTTTGTCCCGACGATCCTCCGGATTGCGTCCGGCTCTGGCCATCGGCTGCGGCCAGGTCTGTTGTTGTTGCCGGATTCGCGTGCTAATCCCACTCCTTGGCGGAAAGTCTGCAGCGCGGCAATTGCCGCACTCCATGCTGCAACTGGTTTTGCAAAGACTGTTTGCTGCACAACAAGCGTGCAGCCTTTGCTCTGCGCATCCTCGCGTGACACGGGTACTAGGGATTTGTCCTCAAAGGTGACAAAAACTGCGCCTGCGCCACGTCGGGTTCGAGCTCCAACTCCACCGAAACTAGCCCACCAACGAACTGCCTCCTCCACTTGCCCACTCTTCTTACCACACAGGCTAGCGTCGATATCGATGGATAGATCAAACCGGAATCCAGGCCTAGCCAGCAAACTCGGTTCCACCCTGATTCTCTCTCTACTGGCGCTGCCTTGGGCTGGAAACAACGCATATCCCACTGCCTGTCCGCCAGCCCAATCTTCCCAGTCCGGAAGAGTCTTCAAGTTCCCGTCTGGCCTCCTGCTGTACTTGGCGGCTGCCCCTATCCCAAAATTGCGGACATTGCTGATGTGCACAGCAATCCGACTTGCAGCAATTGTACCCGAGTTGCCCAGTCCGCCGAAGATTGATCGCTCCTCAACGAAGAGATCCTCGAAATTCACCTTGCCGTCATGTATAAACCGCTGTCGGTTGAGTAGTCTCCAGAAGAAGCGAAGCTGGCCTCGGATCGTGGTGGCCCGGACGGGCATTTCAGCATCCACCACGCCGGCCTTCACCCCCCCGCCAAACAAGGGTGTCACAACTTCACAAGCGTATGTGAATGTGGAGCGCTGGAGGGCTTCACTCGCCCGTTGCGGATCCCAGTCCTGCGGAAGTGGAACCGTCGTTCGTTTGCGCGTCATGCGAGGCTCCTGTTCAATTTCTGGTCCTTGTCTACATCCTTGCACAAGTCGGACCAACGACCACACTACTCGCCATACCCAGTCAAGGTGCTGGCCGACCCATTTTTCAATGTGTCATCGAGCAACATGCGCAATGGTTCGCGAGCGGCCCGCTGGCGTCCCCGACCCAGCCAAGCCCTCCATTCCTGTTCGTCCATGTGGGAGAGGCGATCGAGGAGGGCGGCGTGCGATCCGCTGCCCCACCAGATTTCGCCGCCGGCCACGCAGGCAAGTCGCTGCCACTCAGGGGGCGAATCAAGCCCGGCATGTCCATTCCGCTCCTGGCGACGCAGCTCCATGGCCAGGTCGTAGGGGACCTCGCCGTCCAGCATGGCCCAGATGTAGCCGCGATCATTGAGAGCGATGGCCTTCTCCCAGGGACTCAGCGAGACGTGCAGCAGCTGTGCCACCTGCTCCAGGCTGGAGAGGGCATGACGGCGATCCAACACGGAGCCATCCTGCTGCCAGTACCAGTGGTGGTCGATGATGCGCACCGTGTGGCCCTGGCGGCGCAAGCGCTCCTCGATGGTGGGGCCGGGCATCTCCACGATCCAGACCTCCGGCCCGAGACCGGCGAAGGTGGCGGTCGGCTCCCCCTCCAACCTGGCGCCCCAGGGCTGGGCCGAAACACGCAGATCCAGCCCTTCTCTCTGACCCAGGGCCACAATGACGCGTGCCTCCAGATCGTTCTCCGGGCATAGCAGCGTTGGGCGATGGGCTTCGTCTAGTGGCTGTCGTGACACGAGCTTGACCTTGAACCAGTGGGGGGGTCCGATCGGTCGCGGTTGTATATAGTATGCCCTCGCGGGCTGGACAAGCCGCCATTCCATCGGGCTTCCCGGCCCCGCCTTCCAGCTCCCGGTGTGCGATTGCCTGTCTGCCTTGCCACATTCCGCCACCTGCATCATGACAAGAAAGCCACGGAACCCATCGATTGATGGAACACACCGGCCGCCAGCATCCTCTGTCAGGTCTTCCTGTGGTGGCCCTGGATGTGGAATGTGACGGCAGCACGATTACCCAGCTGGGTCTGGCCAGTTCGCGCGGCTCCCGCAGTTGCACAAGCCCAGACTCCATGCGCGCCGCCCTGAGGGATCTGCTTGAGGCCGCGCCCCTGGTCGTGGGGCACAACCTGCTGGCCTGGGATCTGCCGCACCTGCGCCGGCTCTTTCCCGACCTGTCCTGGGAGCGCATCAAGGCGGTGGACACCCTGCACTGGCAGGCCCGTCTCACACCCTGGCGGCGGAATCTGGCCCTGCAGGCGCCCCACCGCGCCGCGGCGGACGCCGCCTTGGCCCTTGAGCTGTTCACCCGCCAACTGGGCCAGTTGGCGCGCGAAGGAATCCTCTCCCCGCCGCTCATGCGCCAAGCGGCGGAGAACTCCGGCGCGGCCCAGTATGCGCGGCAGGATGGACTCGAAGATCTGCTGGGCGAGTTGCCGACTCCGCTTTTGAGGTCGCTGGCCAGGGAGTCCCTGGCGCATCTGGGCGATCCCGAGGAGTGTCTGGAGCCAGAGGGCGCCCATCCGTGGGTCCAGCGCGTGCTGGATTGGATCGATCAGAAGGAGGCGGCCTCCCGGGAGGCCCCCAGGTCGGCCTTGCCCACCCTGATCGTGGCTCCGCCCCACCTCCTCGGCGAACTGGGCGCGCGCCGGCAATTGACCGTGCTAGGTTCGTCCGGTGAACTCTGCCTGCGCGAGTCACGCCATGCCTGGCGCGCCTGGACCACCGGGCACAGCCTGCATCTGGGGTCCCTGCATCCTACCCTGCGACCGGCCGGCGGTCAGCGGCGCCACTGCCAGGGCTGCCCGGAGGCCGGCTGTCCCGCCCACCCTTCGCGCCAACAATGGTTCGCTCTCTCCTGGGCTGAGGTGGAACAGCCTGAGGTCAAGGCCTTCCTGCAGGATCATGCCTCCTGCCGCACCCTCCTGGTCGGGGGCGACACGGCCGGGCTCTGGACCGAGCGCTCCGAAGCTTCCTTCACGGAATCGGAGGTGCTGGAAGCAGGCCTTCCGGTCGCCTCCCTCCTGCTGGGCGCCGGGAGCGCCGGGCGCCTTCGCCTGCCCGCCAACATGGCCCTGCGCTTGCTG from bacterium encodes:
- the cas10 gene encoding type III-B CRISPR-associated protein Cas10/Cmr2, giving the protein MSARHLLGITFGPVQDFIAAARRTSDLWAGSQLLSSASRAAARSLEDQGATLVYPPSSSIRADGDVPNVVVAILEGSGDEVRSLCRAAQDAARSKLVEVGEKVLSDWPGLREDRYRAQLTDALEAYSAWVPMDAGFGPAFRSLGLAMAARKATRNFEPHRHGAKAPKNSLDGLRETVLPDKSSSILSKKLRLSKGEQLDALGVVKRHLGRQESFAALTRVASQEWLQTLDPAHLKTLIDVHEPMVNLEVVRRTKASQFSAFPYDASLLYPNRLAAERRESPDAALHLDRLQQVLNHLWKQVGQPLSYVALLLADGNRMGRYLQQVAKSNDPPGLELHGRLSQGMVNFADEARRKVTRLGGQVVYAGGDDVMALVPVHQVLNAARELDQAFQAQLASLPGDEKPNLRVGVAVAHMVEPLGNIRGWAHDEERLAKGDGSDPSRAHALSVCVYQRGGGQLRTRLSFDQTNDFDALEQWMSAYRAKRLASRLAYQIRGIAERGEQQRLSDGVVEAEFERLMLRQQKGDDGSKLDDDLALGIRTRLGELGNLRQLGTEMILARWLSARTEKDLSRGNQ
- the cmr1 gene encoding type III-B CRISPR module RAMP protein Cmr1, whose amino-acid sequence is MTRKRTTVPLPQDWDPQRASEALQRSTFTYACEVVTPLFGGGVKAGVVDAEMPVRATTIRGQLRFFWRLLNRQRFIHDGKVNFEDLFVEERSIFGGLGNSGTIAASRIAVHISNVRNFGIGAAAKYSRRPDGNLKTLPDWEDWAGGQAVGYALFPAQGSASRERIRVEPSLLARPGFRFDLSIDIDASLCGKKSGQVEEAVRWWASFGGVGARTRRGAGAVFVTFEDKSLVPVSREDAQSKGCTLVVQQTVFAKPVAAWSAAIAALQTFRQGVGLARESGNNNRPGRSRWPEPDAIRRIVGTNSPGHKPVYRADNWFPRAAFGLPIIFHFKDADAGDPHNSTLHPVMADRMASPLVIRPYWNGSDWLAAALLMPIEEPDQLILAVDDAQHAVKTWPVDPREQMVICDSFEPMSSYADDGVSDPLSVFLAYFAELGSTSTSSVNLSDVLPHQSNEQIWTGAQINQDKKNGSLTAKQMKKGRPSGSSAFAHADDAEQLILQLPIGLQEKLKRNPITATAVVVDKTLIRIEVQT